A genomic region of Arachis stenosperma cultivar V10309 chromosome 9, arast.V10309.gnm1.PFL2, whole genome shotgun sequence contains the following coding sequences:
- the LOC130951221 gene encoding F-box/FBD/LRR-repeat protein At4g26340-like, which yields MGKRKPKKSTKTATPKIDLISNLPNFLLFHILSFLPTRCAMATSILARRWRHLWKDLLVLHLDNSEESPYYLPGGRDRFVDFVDSVFAQRTAPHVEKLRLTCEIPIDKRKSSKTWFRSVVGPHLKELYLDLTLHNHKGYGRVKLPEKVLTSTSLESLVLKGRMYLVVYEGFGWVRLPSVKNLELDLDCVDPNSVICSCRALENLKLTLREAFPTKSWETPELHMPRTLKRLTVIQADETEEDLNDIEELVINTPLLEYLSITLWARCLQVSISDYPNMVEAHLDIDQDKEQVGWVVELFKALHQTKLLDLKLSTMECLLVASRFELPEFSRLVNLELEIPYFDSGFMIELLHNCNMLQVLTLHNREKVSTMELEEPNCWKLPTKDPDCVISHLKIFEFKGYQDSADEHGFVAYLLERGPILETMKIHADPSLGLKYKKRIHKELSRVPRSSKTCQLKVT from the exons ATGGGGAAACGGAAGCCAAAGAAATCAACAAAGACGGCAACCCCAAAAATAGACCTAATCAGTAACTTACCGAATTTCTTGCTTTTCCATATTCTCTCGTTCCTCCCAACAAGATGTGCAATGGCCACCAGCATCCTGGCTCGCCGGTGGCGCCACCTCTGGAAGGATCTTCTAGTCTTGCATTTAGACAATAGTGAAGAGAGTCCTTATTATCTGCCCGGAGGGAGAGATCGATTTGTTGATTTCGTCGACTCTGTTTTCGCTCAGCGCACGGCTCCCCATGTCGAGAAGCTTCGCCTCACTTGTGAAATACCTATAGATAAAAGGAAAAGCTCCAAAACATGGTTTCGTAGTGTTGTTGGTCCCCACCTCAAAGAGCTGTATCTCGATTTAACTCTCCATAACCACAAAGGATATGGAAGAGTCAAATTGCCGGAAAAGGTATTAACCAGTACATCACTCGAGTCCCTTGTTTTGAAAGGTCGTATGTATTTGGTTGTTTACGAAGGATTTGGATGGGTTCGATTGCCATCTGTCAAGAACCTAGAGTTGGATCTGGACTGTGTGGACCCGAACTCTGTTATATGCAGTTGCCGGGCTCTTGAAAATCTCAAGCTCACTTTACGTGAAGCATTCCCAACTAAGTCATGGGAAACTCCTGAACTCCACATGCCTCGTACGTTGAAGCGTTTAACCGTAATACAGGCTGATGAAACTGAAGAAGATCTTAATGATATTGAGGAACTTGTGATAAATACCCCGTTACTCGAATACCTAAGTATCACATTATGGGCAAGATGCTTACAGGTTTCAATTAGCGATTATCCCAACATGGTGGAAGCTCATCTTGATATTGATCAAGACAAAGAGCAGGTTGGTTGGGTGGTTGAGCTTTTCAAGGCACTCCACCAAACAAAACTGTTGGACTTGAAACTTTCCACTATGGAG TGCTTGCTTGTTGCTTCCCGTTTTGAGTTGCCAGAATTTTCCCGTTTAGTTAATCTAGAGCTTGAAATTCCATATTTCGACTCTGGATTTATGATAGAATTGCTTCATAACTGCAATATGCTTCAAGTTCTCACTCTTCATAACCGGGAG AAAGTTTCCACAATGGAACTTGAGGAACCTAATTGTTGGAAACTGCCAACCAAGGATCCTGATTGTGTTATATCACATCTcaagatttttgaatttaaaggATATCAAGACTCTGCAGATGAACATGGATTTGTTGCATATCTTTTAGAGAGAGGACCTATTTTGGAGACAATGAAAATCCATGCTGATCCTAGTCTTGGCCTAAAGTATAAAAAGCGCATCCACAAGGAATTATCTAGGGTACCAAGGAGctccaaaacatgccaattaaAAGTTACCTGA